The Apodemus sylvaticus chromosome 17, mApoSyl1.1, whole genome shotgun sequence genome contains a region encoding:
- the Asb8 gene encoding ankyrin repeat and SOCS box protein 8 isoform X1 produces the protein MSSSMWYVMQSIQSKYSLSERLIRTIAAIRSFPHDNVEDLIRGGADVNCTHGTLKPLHCACMVSDADCVELLLEKGAEVNALDGYNRTALHYAAEKDEACVEVLLEYGANPNALDGNRDTPLHWAAFKNNAECVRALLESGASVNALDYNNDTPLSWAAMKGNLESVSILLDYGAEVRVINLKGQTPISRLVALLVRGLGTEKEDSCFELLHRAVGQFELRKNGIMPREVTKDQQLCEKLTVLCSAPGTLKTLARYAVRRSLGLQYLPDAVKALPLPASLKEYLLLLE, from the exons ATGAGCTCCAGCATGTGGTATGTCATGCAGAGTATTCAGAGCAAGTACTCCCTCTCCGAGCGCCTGATCCGGACCATCGCTGCCATCCGCTCCTTCCCTCATGACAACGTAGAGGACCTCATCAGAGGG GGAGCAGATGTGAACTGCACACATGGCACACTGAAGCCCCTGCACTGTGCCTGCATGGTGTCCGACGCCGACTGCGTGGAGTTACTCCTGGAGAAAGGAGCAGAG GTCAATGCCCTGGATGGTTACAACCGCACAGCTCTCCACTATGCAGCAGAGAAAGACGAGGCTTGCGTGGAGGTCCTATTAGAATATGGGGCAAACCCCAATGCACTGGATGGCAACAGAGACACCCCGCTTCACTGGGCAGCCTTTAAGAACAATGCTGAGTGTGTGCGGGCTCTCCTGGAGAGTGGGGCCTCTGTCAATGCCCTGGATTACAACAATGATACGCCGCTCAGCTGGGCTGCTATGAAGGGGAATCTCGAGAGTGTCAGCATCCTTCTTGATTACGGTGCTGAGGTCAGAGTcatcaacttaaagggccagacgCCCATCTCCCGCCTGGTGGCTCTGCTAGTGAGAGGACTtggaacagagaaagaagactCCTGCTTTGAGCTCCTCCATAGAGCTGTTGGACAGTTTGAGTTAAGGAAAAATGGCATCATGCCACGAGAAGTGACCAAAGACCAGCAGCTGTGTGAAAAACTGACTGTGTTGTGCTCAGCACCAGGGACTCTTAAAACCCTTGCCCGCTACGCCGTGCGCCGTAGCCTGGGTCTGCAGTACCTGCCCGATGCGGTGAAGGCCCTCCCACTGCCCGCATCCCTGAAGGAATACCTTTTACTCCTAGAGTAG
- the Asb8 gene encoding ankyrin repeat and SOCS box protein 8 isoform X2 has translation MVSDADCVELLLEKGAEVNALDGYNRTALHYAAEKDEACVEVLLEYGANPNALDGNRDTPLHWAAFKNNAECVRALLESGASVNALDYNNDTPLSWAAMKGNLESVSILLDYGAEVRVINLKGQTPISRLVALLVRGLGTEKEDSCFELLHRAVGQFELRKNGIMPREVTKDQQLCEKLTVLCSAPGTLKTLARYAVRRSLGLQYLPDAVKALPLPASLKEYLLLLE, from the exons ATGGTGTCCGACGCCGACTGCGTGGAGTTACTCCTGGAGAAAGGAGCAGAG GTCAATGCCCTGGATGGTTACAACCGCACAGCTCTCCACTATGCAGCAGAGAAAGACGAGGCTTGCGTGGAGGTCCTATTAGAATATGGGGCAAACCCCAATGCACTGGATGGCAACAGAGACACCCCGCTTCACTGGGCAGCCTTTAAGAACAATGCTGAGTGTGTGCGGGCTCTCCTGGAGAGTGGGGCCTCTGTCAATGCCCTGGATTACAACAATGATACGCCGCTCAGCTGGGCTGCTATGAAGGGGAATCTCGAGAGTGTCAGCATCCTTCTTGATTACGGTGCTGAGGTCAGAGTcatcaacttaaagggccagacgCCCATCTCCCGCCTGGTGGCTCTGCTAGTGAGAGGACTtggaacagagaaagaagactCCTGCTTTGAGCTCCTCCATAGAGCTGTTGGACAGTTTGAGTTAAGGAAAAATGGCATCATGCCACGAGAAGTGACCAAAGACCAGCAGCTGTGTGAAAAACTGACTGTGTTGTGCTCAGCACCAGGGACTCTTAAAACCCTTGCCCGCTACGCCGTGCGCCGTAGCCTGGGTCTGCAGTACCTGCCCGATGCGGTGAAGGCCCTCCCACTGCCCGCATCCCTGAAGGAATACCTTTTACTCCTAGAGTAG